One stretch of Hymenobacter chitinivorans DSM 11115 DNA includes these proteins:
- a CDS encoding response regulator: MADSKTILIAEDSSVILNLTKKILELQKYKIVSAKNGGEVIKQVESQPIDCVLMDINIPVKDGMECTREIRRNADPRIAQIPIIAITGNANNYSMEQFREAGVTDYLPKPLDFDALVRVVKQYVG; the protein is encoded by the coding sequence ATGGCTGATTCTAAAACCATCCTGATAGCAGAGGACAGCTCTGTTATTTTGAACCTGACCAAAAAAATTCTGGAGCTCCAGAAATATAAAATTGTATCGGCCAAGAACGGCGGGGAAGTTATCAAGCAAGTTGAGTCCCAGCCCATCGACTGCGTGCTGATGGACATCAACATTCCGGTGAAGGACGGCATGGAGTGCACCCGCGAAATCCGGCGCAACGCCGACCCGCGCATCGCCCAGATTCCGATTATTGCCATCACCGGCAACGCCAACAACTACTCCATGGAGCAGTTCCGCGAGGCCGGCGTGACGGACTACCTGCCCAAGCCCCTCGACTTCGACGCCCTGGTGCGCGTGGTAAAGCAGTACGTTGGGTAA
- a CDS encoding PAS domain S-box protein translates to MSTTPVSPADAAALGTPPAPAADFYRVLFEEAYDAILLYDEQGGLVDCNQTALRLLGTTRPELLTTGLMAFAAPHAAAGAEAWQSAAELRAAVREVAHTGSRGARRWTGQRPDATTVEALATLHRVSSPEGGVRVQLTLREAVETPAPALSAADLITRQQALDLSQAQLRDLLSRTNLSYVAVDRQAAVVDVNDHFLHYTEYSRSEVIGRSFHETFCPAADQERMRQNFLTCIATEQLQEFYERVIVTKSGQTRMVYWHAEFSRDLQGQVTGIFVVGRDYTDRHVAARALTDNRHRLQDFLDNAHDLIQNLSIDNRFLFVNKAWKEKLGFSDEDLSQMTLGDVVHPYYKAKLLYQLRNLYKGEKVNKLETVFLTKTGKPIHLIGSISCSWQDDEPVSTRAILHDITDRIKAERLQKVYYSIANLAISSKDLQSLYGAIHRELSKIIETNNFYIALCDDARTQLQFSYFVDQNIQGEQGLVSRPFSSGVSEYIIRTGRPMFMLKAELQELIANGTITAYGLMPEVMLCSPLSIGERIIGVIAVQDYHKADAYAAADIEILHFISNQVALAIERKRNEVQINKQNARLNAIFESGSHLMWSVDMHSRLTSFNRNYSAYFLRRNGVYPSLNVNLWQADLGMMEEDAREAFIENYRRAFQGQPQRFEVRLRDSRGQDTWREIYLNPIYLDDGTFEEISGMAHDITDKKRSQLELAAQEEKFRAIFESFQDVYYRTDGKGVLTLLSPSVYDMLGYKPEEVIGTPIMDYYVRPEQRDELLNSIQNYGEARNIEIDMRHKDGHSVSVLVNARQVNDGPAGTEGIGRDITEFKQMQDDLRRAKEEAETALEAKTQFLANMSHELRTPMNGIIGMIDLLHQTVASEEQEEYVDTLRKSSDALLAILNDILDLSKIQAGKLQLNESGIDLYYTLDKIHSLFANRANQKKLKFTYHITPHTPRFIITDETRVLQILSNLTSNAIKFTSAGTVSIIVSSVSTDGVEHTLRFAVQDSGIGISPSNAKLLFTNFTQLDTTPTKAFGGTGLGLAISKQLAELLGGEIGMISNTDDGSTFWFTMRCRVAYNEEEIVQERVASRDRSHEIMRLETAPRVLLVDDNPINQKVAVRLLDKLGCQIDVANDGFEAISKATAPTGEYELIFMDIQMPEMDGITAMHEIRQRLGRSCPPIVAMTAYSMKEDAERFVQQGMDDYISKPVKSQDLYTVLLRWTGAAERMAALHLSAAPETPPTPDVTEPVAPYTPVGEALAEPAQTTFIDPEVVKQLRELGGAEFAAQLYSDFEQEAGQLLSEAQQLVDQHQYAQILPHLHQLKGTGFTLGINELAECVKSLEHDLKKGHLDHVEQDFRTIMRHFTAFVHSYPAVTQGP, encoded by the coding sequence ATGTCGACTACTCCTGTATCACCGGCTGACGCTGCAGCCCTGGGGACGCCTCCGGCCCCGGCGGCTGATTTTTACCGCGTCCTGTTTGAGGAAGCCTACGACGCCATCCTGCTCTACGACGAGCAGGGCGGGCTGGTCGATTGCAACCAGACGGCCCTGCGCCTGCTCGGCACCACCCGGCCCGAGCTGCTGACCACGGGCCTGATGGCCTTTGCCGCCCCCCACGCGGCAGCCGGGGCCGAGGCCTGGCAGTCGGCGGCCGAGCTGCGAGCCGCCGTGCGGGAAGTAGCGCACACGGGCAGCCGCGGCGCCCGGCGCTGGACTGGCCAGCGGCCCGATGCGACAACCGTAGAAGCCCTAGCGACCCTGCACCGGGTAAGCTCGCCCGAGGGCGGCGTGCGCGTGCAGCTGACCCTGCGCGAGGCGGTGGAAACACCCGCCCCAGCCCTTTCTGCAGCCGACCTCATCACCCGGCAGCAGGCCCTGGATCTGTCGCAGGCTCAGCTGCGCGACCTGCTTAGCCGCACCAATCTGAGCTACGTAGCCGTGGACCGGCAGGCCGCCGTGGTCGACGTGAACGACCATTTTCTGCACTACACCGAATACTCCCGGTCCGAAGTTATTGGCCGGAGTTTTCACGAAACCTTCTGCCCGGCCGCCGACCAGGAGCGGATGCGCCAGAACTTTCTGACCTGCATTGCCACCGAGCAGCTCCAGGAATTCTACGAGCGGGTCATTGTGACCAAATCGGGGCAGACGCGCATGGTGTACTGGCACGCCGAGTTTTCGCGCGACCTGCAGGGCCAGGTGACCGGCATCTTCGTGGTGGGCCGCGACTACACCGACCGGCACGTGGCGGCCCGGGCCCTTACCGACAACCGTCACCGCCTGCAGGACTTTCTCGACAACGCCCACGACCTGATTCAGAACCTGAGCATCGACAACCGGTTTTTGTTCGTGAACAAGGCCTGGAAGGAAAAGCTTGGCTTCAGCGACGAAGACCTGTCGCAGATGACGCTCGGCGACGTGGTGCACCCCTACTACAAGGCCAAGCTGCTCTACCAGCTGCGTAACCTGTATAAGGGCGAGAAAGTCAACAAGCTCGAAACGGTATTCCTGACCAAGACCGGCAAGCCGATTCACCTGATTGGCTCCATCAGCTGCTCCTGGCAGGACGACGAGCCGGTGAGCACCCGCGCCATTCTGCACGATATTACGGACCGTATCAAGGCCGAGCGCCTGCAGAAGGTCTACTACAGCATTGCCAACCTGGCCATCAGCTCCAAGGACTTACAGTCACTCTACGGGGCCATTCACCGGGAGCTGAGCAAGATCATCGAAACCAATAACTTCTACATTGCCCTCTGCGACGACGCCCGCACCCAGCTGCAGTTCAGCTACTTCGTCGACCAGAACATTCAGGGCGAGCAGGGGCTGGTGTCGCGGCCGTTTTCGTCGGGCGTGTCGGAATACATCATCCGCACCGGGCGGCCCATGTTTATGCTCAAGGCCGAGCTGCAGGAGCTCATTGCCAACGGCACGATTACGGCCTACGGGCTGATGCCGGAAGTGATGCTCTGCTCGCCGCTGAGCATCGGCGAGCGGATTATCGGCGTCATTGCCGTGCAGGACTACCACAAGGCCGACGCCTACGCCGCGGCCGACATCGAGATTCTGCACTTCATTTCCAACCAGGTGGCCCTGGCCATTGAGCGCAAGCGCAACGAGGTTCAGATCAACAAGCAGAACGCCCGCCTGAACGCCATTTTCGAGAGCGGCTCCCATTTGATGTGGTCCGTGGACATGCACTCCCGCCTGACCTCGTTCAACCGCAATTACTCGGCCTACTTCCTGCGCCGCAACGGGGTGTATCCGTCGCTGAACGTGAACCTCTGGCAGGCCGACCTGGGTATGATGGAGGAAGACGCCCGCGAGGCTTTTATTGAGAACTACCGGCGCGCGTTTCAGGGCCAGCCCCAGCGCTTCGAGGTGCGCCTGCGCGACTCCCGCGGGCAGGATACCTGGCGCGAAATCTACCTCAACCCGATTTACCTCGACGATGGTACGTTCGAGGAAATTTCGGGCATGGCCCACGACATTACCGACAAGAAACGCTCCCAGCTGGAGCTGGCCGCCCAGGAAGAGAAGTTCCGGGCCATCTTCGAGTCGTTCCAGGACGTGTACTACCGCACCGACGGCAAGGGCGTGCTCACCCTGCTCAGCCCCTCGGTGTACGACATGCTGGGCTACAAGCCCGAGGAGGTCATCGGCACGCCCATCATGGACTACTACGTGCGGCCCGAGCAGCGCGACGAGCTGCTGAACAGCATTCAGAACTACGGCGAGGCCCGCAACATCGAGATTGACATGCGCCACAAGGATGGCCACTCGGTGAGCGTGCTAGTGAATGCGCGGCAAGTGAACGACGGGCCGGCCGGCACCGAAGGCATCGGGCGCGACATCACCGAGTTCAAGCAGATGCAGGACGACTTGCGCCGGGCCAAAGAGGAAGCCGAAACGGCCCTGGAAGCCAAAACCCAGTTCTTGGCCAACATGAGCCACGAGCTGCGCACGCCCATGAACGGCATCATCGGCATGATTGATTTGCTGCACCAGACGGTGGCCTCCGAGGAGCAGGAAGAGTACGTGGACACGTTGCGGAAGTCGTCGGATGCGCTGCTGGCCATTCTGAACGACATTCTGGACCTGTCCAAGATTCAGGCCGGCAAGCTGCAGCTCAACGAGTCGGGCATCGATTTGTACTACACCCTGGACAAGATTCACTCACTGTTTGCCAACCGCGCCAACCAGAAAAAGCTCAAGTTCACCTACCACATCACGCCCCATACCCCGCGCTTCATCATCACCGACGAAACCCGGGTGCTGCAGATTCTGTCGAACCTGACGTCCAACGCCATCAAGTTCACCTCGGCCGGTACGGTGAGCATCATCGTCTCGTCGGTAAGCACCGATGGGGTGGAGCACACGCTGCGCTTTGCCGTGCAGGACTCGGGCATCGGTATTTCGCCCTCGAACGCCAAGCTGCTCTTCACCAACTTCACCCAGCTCGACACCACGCCCACCAAGGCCTTCGGGGGCACGGGGCTGGGCCTGGCCATCAGCAAGCAACTGGCCGAGCTGCTGGGCGGCGAAATCGGCATGATTTCCAACACCGACGACGGCTCGACCTTCTGGTTTACGATGCGCTGCCGGGTGGCCTACAACGAGGAGGAAATCGTGCAGGAGCGCGTGGCCTCCCGCGACCGGAGCCACGAAATCATGCGCCTGGAAACGGCTCCGCGGGTACTCTTGGTCGACGATAACCCCATCAACCAGAAAGTGGCCGTGCGCCTGCTCGACAAGCTGGGCTGCCAGATCGACGTGGCCAACGACGGGTTTGAGGCCATCAGCAAAGCTACCGCGCCCACCGGCGAGTACGAGCTGATTTTCATGGACATTCAGATGCCCGAAATGGACGGCATCACGGCCATGCACGAAATCCGGCAGCGCCTGGGCCGCAGCTGCCCGCCCATCGTGGCCATGACGGCCTACTCGATGAAGGAAGACGCCGAGCGGTTTGTGCAGCAGGGCATGGACGACTACATCTCCAAGCCCGTCAAGTCGCAGGACCTCTACACCGTGCTGCTGCGCTGGACCGGGGCGGCCGAGCGGATGGCGGCCCTGCACCTGAGCGCGGCCCCCGAAACACCGCCCACGCCCGACGTGACGGAGCCCGTCGCGCCCTACACCCCGGTGGGCGAGGCCCTGGCCGAACCGGCCCAAACCACCTTCATTGACCCCGAAGTAGTCAAGCAGCTGCGGGAGCTGGGCGGGGCCGAGTTTGCCGCCCAGCTCTACAGCGACTTCGAGCAGGAAGCCGGGCAGCTGCTCAGTGAAGCTCAGCAGTTAGTGGATCAGCACCAGTACGCGCAGATCCTGCCCCATTTGCACCAACTCAAGGGCACGGGCTTCACCTTGGGCATCAATGAGCTGGCCGAATGCGTGAAAAGCTTGGAACATGACCTAAAAAAAGGGCATCTTGACCACGTAGAACAAGATTTTCGCACTATTATGCGGCACTTTACGGCCTTTGTGCATTCGTATCCGGCTGTTACCCAGGGCCCGTAG
- a CDS encoding glycosyltransferase: MRTLIFTVTTDLNYDQRMQRICGSLVCRGYDVLLVGRQWPTSRPLTEQPYRQHRLRCWLNKGKLFYLEFNLRLLVYLLGQQAAAWCAIDLDTALPVWLRARLGGQPFVYDAHELFTEVPEVVARPAVQRLWRAVERFIVPRATLAYTVGPALARVFEQRYHRPFEVVRNISRLTPAELPPAPAAAPTDGYILYQGALNAGRGLEALLDAMPQVAGRLVLCGEGDLSAALRERAATLGLLDSGKVDFRGFVLPAELHEITSQATVGIMLLENQGLSYYYSLANKFFDYLHAGIPQLIVDFPEYRHLNEQYEVAEVVELTPASIAGALNQLLHHNPGRYHALAQNCRRARQQFNWQREEEHLGALYQALWAAQPVSV, translated from the coding sequence ATGCGCACTCTTATCTTCACCGTTACCACCGATTTAAACTACGACCAGCGCATGCAACGAATTTGCGGCAGCCTGGTTTGCCGCGGCTACGACGTGCTGCTGGTGGGGCGGCAGTGGCCCACTTCCCGGCCCCTGACGGAGCAGCCCTACCGGCAGCACCGGCTGCGGTGCTGGCTGAATAAAGGCAAGCTGTTCTACCTCGAATTCAACCTGCGCCTGCTGGTCTACCTGCTCGGGCAGCAAGCAGCGGCTTGGTGCGCCATTGATTTAGACACCGCCCTGCCCGTGTGGCTGCGGGCCCGGCTCGGCGGGCAGCCCTTCGTGTACGACGCCCACGAGTTGTTTACGGAGGTGCCCGAAGTGGTGGCCCGGCCGGCCGTGCAGCGCCTGTGGCGGGCCGTGGAGCGCTTCATCGTGCCCCGCGCCACGCTGGCCTACACCGTGGGCCCGGCCCTGGCCCGGGTATTCGAGCAACGCTACCACCGGCCCTTCGAAGTGGTGCGCAACATCAGCCGCCTGACTCCGGCGGAGCTGCCGCCGGCTCCCGCGGCCGCGCCCACTGATGGCTACATTCTCTACCAGGGCGCTCTGAATGCCGGCCGGGGCCTGGAAGCCCTGCTCGACGCCATGCCCCAGGTGGCGGGCCGGCTGGTGCTGTGCGGGGAAGGCGACTTATCCGCGGCCCTGCGGGAGCGGGCCGCCACCCTGGGCCTGCTCGATTCCGGGAAGGTTGACTTCCGCGGCTTCGTGCTGCCGGCCGAGCTGCACGAAATTACCAGCCAAGCCACGGTAGGCATTATGCTGCTCGAAAACCAGGGCCTGAGCTATTACTATTCCCTGGCCAATAAATTCTTCGACTACCTGCACGCCGGTATTCCGCAGCTGATTGTGGATTTTCCCGAGTACCGCCACCTCAACGAGCAGTACGAAGTGGCCGAAGTCGTGGAACTCACGCCCGCCTCCATTGCCGGGGCCCTCAACCAGCTGCTGCACCACAATCCCGGCCGCTACCACGCCCTGGCCCAGAACTGCCGCCGCGCCCGCCAGCAGTTCAACTGGCAGCGTGAGGAAGAGCACCTCGGGGCGCTGTATCAGGCCCTGTGGGCCGCCCAACCTGTTTCTGTATGA
- a CDS encoding NFACT RNA binding domain-containing protein, whose protein sequence is MHNNYYFLRQLAPALAQQLAGFAVASCFSQEKDELVIGLTKGEAEFWLKAQLSATFPALALPETFHRARANSVDLLPGLLGQVVEAVSVFSHDRVLRLHFRGGATLLFKLFGPRPNAVFRPNPQAPAELFHQRYLADADLTPAPEPLPDLLNPLRSYPGLGDVPPRYLRAHGYDAADLPTRLRMVQDVVALLENPPHFYLTAVEGKTRLTLLPVGDVEQTLPPDPVAALRLFVPLILGRRAYETELRQVRQELEKRAEEATVSASQARTRLYALEHTAGYRQTADLIMANLTNIPAGAAQVEVEDFYQDNQLRTIKLKSTETPQRTAQNLYRKAKNQKIETEQLQERIERRETEALWCLERLEELAAIADLRTLRTWRKTHELLPATKAQEAAELPFKVFSDGGYTILVGRNAQNNDLLTQRYAHKDDLWLHAKDVTGSHVVIKQKPGQPTPEPVIERAAQLAAWYSRRKNDSLCPVTVTPKKFVRKRKGAVAGQVVVERERVVLVVPANPFERNG, encoded by the coding sequence ATGCACAACAATTATTATTTCCTGCGCCAGCTGGCTCCCGCCCTGGCCCAGCAGCTGGCCGGCTTTGCGGTAGCCAGCTGCTTTTCCCAGGAAAAAGACGAGCTGGTCATTGGCCTGACCAAGGGCGAAGCCGAGTTCTGGCTCAAGGCCCAGCTGTCGGCGACGTTTCCGGCCCTGGCCCTACCCGAAACCTTTCACCGGGCCCGGGCCAATTCCGTGGACCTACTGCCCGGCTTGCTGGGGCAGGTGGTGGAGGCGGTGAGCGTGTTTTCCCACGACCGGGTGCTGCGCCTGCACTTCCGAGGCGGGGCCACGCTGCTATTCAAGCTGTTTGGCCCCCGGCCCAACGCCGTGTTCCGTCCGAACCCGCAAGCTCCGGCCGAGTTGTTTCACCAGCGCTACCTGGCCGATGCCGACCTGACGCCCGCGCCCGAGCCCCTCCCCGACCTGCTCAATCCGCTGCGCAGCTACCCGGGCCTGGGCGACGTGCCGCCCCGCTACCTGCGTGCCCACGGCTACGACGCGGCCGACCTGCCCACCCGGCTCCGCATGGTGCAGGACGTGGTGGCCCTGCTCGAAAACCCGCCGCACTTCTACCTGACGGCCGTGGAGGGTAAAACCCGGTTGACGCTGCTGCCGGTGGGCGACGTAGAGCAAACCCTACCGCCCGACCCGGTAGCAGCCCTGCGCCTGTTTGTGCCGCTCATCCTGGGCCGCCGGGCCTACGAAACCGAGCTGCGCCAGGTGCGGCAGGAGCTGGAGAAGCGGGCCGAGGAAGCTACCGTCAGCGCCAGCCAGGCCCGCACCCGGCTCTACGCCCTGGAGCACACGGCCGGCTACCGGCAAACGGCCGACCTGATTATGGCCAATTTGACCAACATTCCGGCCGGGGCGGCGCAGGTGGAAGTCGAGGATTTTTACCAGGATAACCAGCTGCGCACCATCAAGCTTAAATCGACGGAAACGCCCCAGCGCACAGCCCAGAACCTGTACCGCAAAGCCAAAAATCAGAAGATTGAAACCGAGCAGCTGCAGGAACGCATCGAGCGGCGCGAAACGGAGGCCCTCTGGTGCCTGGAGCGTCTCGAGGAGCTGGCCGCCATTGCCGACCTGCGCACGTTGCGCACCTGGCGCAAAACCCACGAGTTGCTGCCCGCCACCAAGGCCCAGGAAGCGGCGGAGCTGCCCTTCAAGGTGTTTTCCGACGGTGGCTATACCATTCTGGTGGGCCGCAACGCCCAGAACAACGACCTGCTCACCCAGCGCTACGCCCACAAGGACGACCTGTGGCTGCACGCCAAGGATGTGACGGGTTCCCACGTGGTGATAAAGCAGAAACCCGGGCAGCCCACACCCGAGCCGGTAATCGAGCGGGCGGCACAGCTGGCGGCCTGGTATTCGCGCCGCAAAAACGACTCCCTCTGTCCCGTGACGGTGACGCCCAAGAAATTTGTGCGCAAGCGCAAGGGTGCCGTGGCCGGACAGGTAGTGGTGGAGCGGGAACGGGTGGTGCTGGTGGTGCCCGCCAACCCGTTTGAGCGCAACGGCTAA
- a CDS encoding MBL fold metallo-hydrolase: protein MQVTFLGTGTSQGVPMIGCHCPVCTSVDYRDKRLRVSVHVQTQGKSLIIDSGPDFRQQVLRARIDHLDALVFTHEHKDHTAGMDDIRAYNFKQQQDMPVYAEPRVLDQLRREYAYIFAEHKYPGVPKVQTIPILSDTESFRVEGVEVHPIRALHYKLPVLGFRIGNFTYITDANYLSPESLERVRGSEIIVLNALRHEEHISHYSLPEAVDILTDLAPRVGYITHIGHQLGKHREVEATLPSFIRLAYDGLQVELQDEQ, encoded by the coding sequence GTGCAAGTTACTTTTCTCGGCACGGGGACGTCGCAGGGGGTGCCCATGATTGGGTGCCACTGCCCGGTGTGCACCTCGGTAGACTACCGCGACAAGCGCCTGCGCGTGTCGGTGCACGTGCAAACCCAGGGCAAGAGCCTGATTATCGACTCGGGGCCCGACTTTCGCCAGCAGGTGCTGCGGGCCCGCATCGACCATCTGGACGCGCTGGTATTTACCCACGAGCACAAGGACCACACGGCCGGCATGGACGACATCCGGGCCTACAACTTTAAGCAGCAGCAGGACATGCCCGTGTACGCCGAGCCCCGGGTACTGGACCAGCTGCGGCGCGAGTACGCCTACATTTTTGCCGAGCACAAGTACCCCGGCGTGCCCAAGGTGCAGACCATCCCGATTCTGAGCGACACGGAAAGCTTCCGGGTGGAAGGCGTGGAAGTGCACCCCATCCGGGCCCTGCACTACAAGCTGCCCGTGCTGGGCTTCCGCATCGGCAACTTCACCTACATCACCGACGCCAACTACCTCTCACCGGAATCCTTGGAGCGGGTGCGGGGCTCGGAAATCATCGTGCTCAACGCCCTGCGCCACGAGGAGCACATTTCGCACTACTCTCTGCCCGAGGCGGTAGACATTCTCACCGATCTGGCCCCACGCGTGGGCTACATCACCCACATCGGGCACCAACTGGGCAAGCACCGCGAGGTAGAAGCCACGCTACCCAGCTTTATCCGCCTGGCCTACGACGGACTGCAGGTGGAACTGCAGGACGAGCAATAA
- the miaA gene encoding tRNA (adenosine(37)-N6)-dimethylallyltransferase MiaA: MNLLPGLAPLHPTLLVISGPTAVGKTALCVELARHYHTDIISADSRQFFRELSIGTAKPTAAEMQGVTHHFIDSHSITEDYNAGRFEADCLALLDELFQKHKVVILTGGSGLYLQAVTEGLDEMPRADLAVRAALQQELAEHGLEPLVAELQRLDPVTYARIDRQNHQRVVRALEVTRSTGQPFSSFHTPKVTKERPFQTVKIALNRDREELYQRIDQRVDQMLAQGLLAEATALLPYRHHNALQTVGYQEIFGYLDGLYDWPEAVRLLKRNTRHYAKRQLTWLRRDPQYQWLHPEAVKW; this comes from the coding sequence ATGAATCTACTACCCGGCCTGGCGCCACTTCATCCTACTTTGCTGGTCATTTCGGGCCCCACGGCCGTGGGCAAAACGGCGCTGTGCGTGGAGCTGGCCCGGCACTACCACACCGACATTATTTCGGCCGACTCGCGGCAGTTTTTCCGGGAGCTGAGCATCGGGACGGCTAAGCCCACGGCGGCCGAAATGCAGGGTGTAACGCACCACTTTATCGACTCCCACAGTATTACCGAGGACTACAACGCCGGCCGCTTCGAGGCCGACTGCCTGGCTCTGCTCGACGAGCTGTTTCAGAAGCATAAAGTGGTAATTCTGACCGGCGGCTCGGGGCTGTATCTGCAGGCCGTAACCGAAGGGTTGGACGAAATGCCCCGGGCTGACCTCGCCGTGCGGGCCGCCCTGCAGCAGGAGCTGGCCGAGCACGGGTTGGAGCCTTTGGTGGCCGAGCTTCAGCGCCTCGACCCGGTAACCTACGCCCGCATCGACCGGCAAAACCACCAGCGGGTGGTGCGGGCTCTGGAAGTGACGCGCAGCACGGGCCAGCCGTTTTCCAGCTTCCACACCCCGAAAGTAACCAAAGAGCGGCCATTTCAGACCGTCAAAATTGCCCTCAACCGGGACCGGGAGGAGCTCTACCAGCGCATCGACCAGCGGGTAGACCAGATGCTGGCCCAGGGCCTGCTGGCCGAGGCCACGGCGCTGCTCCCGTACCGCCACCACAACGCCCTGCAAACGGTGGGCTACCAGGAAATCTTCGGCTACCTCGACGGCCTCTACGACTGGCCCGAAGCCGTGCGCCTGCTCAAGCGCAACACCCGCCACTACGCCAAACGCCAGCTCACCTGGCTCCGCCGCGACCCGCAGTATCAGTGGCTGCACCCGGAGGCAGTGAAGTGGTGA